The Verrucomicrobiota bacterium genome has a segment encoding these proteins:
- a CDS encoding phosphoglycerate dehydrogenase — MIRILLTTTSFQDIPGPHHDLLEQSGFEIIRERGPLTEARMLELVGEIDGMICGDDAITAAVIDKALPRLKVISKYGIGLDKIDVAHTEKVGLPLTFCPGVNHTTVAEHTFGLMLGLFRNLVEEVNHTRAGNWKRLTGNEIMGKTIGIVGLGRIGREVAIRAKAFGMSVIGYDIYWPEAFAEEQGITRLESIAEVFRAADILSLHTNLTDETHSMVNAESIATMKDGVVLLNCARGELVEPQAMANALNAGKVGGYGTDVLDVEPPPADHVLLSAKNCLVTPHIGSRTHESVQRQAGMATRNLLNFFAGKPAEAQANKAPWPTE, encoded by the coding sequence CCACTTCTTTTCAGGATATACCAGGTCCACACCATGATCTATTGGAGCAATCCGGTTTTGAAATCATTCGTGAACGCGGGCCTCTTACCGAAGCGCGCATGCTTGAGCTCGTGGGAGAAATTGATGGAATGATCTGTGGCGATGACGCCATCACTGCCGCCGTTATCGACAAGGCGCTGCCAAGACTCAAAGTCATTTCCAAATACGGAATCGGCCTCGACAAAATCGATGTTGCCCATACTGAGAAAGTAGGACTTCCACTCACCTTTTGTCCGGGAGTGAATCACACAACGGTAGCCGAACATACCTTCGGGCTGATGTTGGGGCTCTTCCGCAATCTCGTCGAAGAGGTCAACCATACCAGGGCTGGTAACTGGAAACGACTGACTGGTAATGAGATCATGGGCAAAACCATTGGCATTGTCGGGCTGGGCCGTATAGGTCGTGAGGTGGCCATTCGTGCCAAAGCCTTTGGCATGTCGGTGATCGGGTACGATATTTATTGGCCGGAAGCCTTTGCCGAAGAGCAGGGGATTACTCGTTTAGAAAGCATCGCCGAAGTATTCCGTGCTGCTGATATTCTTTCTCTTCATACCAACCTTACCGATGAAACTCATTCCATGGTCAATGCCGAAAGCATCGCTACCATGAAAGACGGGGTCGTGTTGCTCAATTGCGCGCGTGGAGAGTTGGTTGAACCGCAAGCCATGGCTAATGCCCTCAATGCAGGTAAGGTAGGCGGTTATGGCACCGATGTATTGGACGTCGAGCCGCCACCGGCTGACCATGTATTACTTTCTGCCAAAAACTGTCTGGTTACTCCGCATATCGGTTCTCGTACGCACGAGTCCGTTCAACGGCAGGCAGGAATGGCCACAAGGAACTTGTTAAACTTCTTTGCCGGAAAACCCGCCGAAGCGCAGGCGAATAAGGCACCTTGGCCCACGGAATAA
- a CDS encoding Ldh family oxidoreductase — protein MSSETFYVVPSFLHGDLVEKAYQHRGFSKDESAAAARFSSYASWHGIRTHNAIKALHLDHLFGSMADGCVPDATIEKLPSKFAASEIWNANRKLGQATAYAALDRCIELADEFGIGQVSVDNAFHYLWGGGYVMEAAKRGYIAYTNCTAALAEVVPFMGKFPTLGTNPHSWGFPTTEAIGYPIVIDWATSVVAMGRVQQLKREGAPLPPNAAVDKDGNPTTDANAAEALIPFGAHKGYGLSLINELVGGLIGGSLPTLRSRPLPDPEEKRTPCFYFQVIHPDAMSGGAFAKGRSQAENVKAVIEDILGHGNENCLLPGQIEAGAAARSEKNNGLLFSEAELDAFDEIAEECGAEKWDRTAFPVAQ, from the coding sequence ATGAGCAGCGAAACGTTTTATGTAGTCCCTTCGTTCCTTCACGGCGACCTTGTTGAAAAAGCCTACCAGCATCGTGGGTTTTCGAAAGATGAGTCGGCAGCCGCAGCTCGATTCTCTTCCTATGCATCCTGGCACGGGATCAGAACTCACAACGCGATCAAAGCACTTCACTTGGATCATCTTTTTGGCTCCATGGCCGATGGTTGTGTGCCTGACGCCACCATTGAGAAGCTACCTTCAAAGTTTGCTGCCTCGGAGATCTGGAATGCGAATCGCAAACTGGGGCAAGCAACCGCTTATGCAGCCTTGGATCGATGCATCGAACTAGCAGACGAGTTTGGAATCGGGCAGGTCAGCGTGGACAACGCATTTCATTATTTGTGGGGTGGAGGGTATGTAATGGAAGCTGCGAAACGCGGATATATCGCCTACACCAATTGCACAGCCGCACTCGCGGAAGTCGTACCTTTCATGGGAAAGTTTCCCACTTTGGGAACCAATCCACATAGTTGGGGCTTTCCAACCACCGAAGCTATCGGATATCCCATTGTCATTGACTGGGCCACATCGGTTGTTGCCATGGGGCGGGTTCAACAGCTCAAACGCGAAGGCGCACCTTTGCCTCCCAACGCAGCTGTTGACAAGGATGGAAATCCGACCACCGACGCCAATGCAGCTGAGGCATTGATTCCTTTTGGCGCTCACAAGGGTTATGGTCTGAGTCTTATCAACGAGTTGGTAGGGGGGTTGATCGGGGGTTCGCTTCCGACTCTACGTAGTCGCCCTTTACCTGATCCGGAAGAAAAGCGCACACCCTGTTTCTATTTTCAGGTTATTCATCCAGATGCCATGAGTGGTGGTGCCTTCGCCAAAGGTCGCAGTCAGGCCGAAAACGTAAAGGCCGTGATTGAAGACATTCTTGGCCATGGAAATGAAAACTGTTTGCTTCCAGGCCAGATCGAAGCCGGTGCCGCAGCCCGGTCGGAAAAAAATAATGGGCTGCTGTTTTCGGAAGCGGAGCTCGATGCCTTTGACGAGATTGCCGAAGAGTGTGGTGCTGAAAAATGGGATCGCACTGCCTTCCCCGTTGCCCAATAA
- a CDS encoding sugar kinase, whose product MSIEIKSAESCKYDIVSLGEIMLRLDPGEGRIRTARSFQAWEGGGEYNVARGGRKCFGLRAGVVTAFADNEVGHLIEDFIMQGGVDTSWIKWVPYDGLGREVRNGLNFTERGFGIRGAVGVPDRGLTAASQLKPGDIDWEELFGNQGVRWFHTGGIYAALSSTTPDVVIEAVKVAKKHGTIVSYDLNYRPSLWKSIGGHEKAQSVNREIAQYVDVMIGNEEDFTACLGFEVEGVDENISHIEIDSFKKMIETAVSEFPNFKATATTLRAVKTATVNDWGAICWHDGKFYESNAYPALEIMDRVGGGDSFASGLIYGFMKTGDPAKAVNYGAAHGALAMTTPGDTSMATVAEVEKVMGGGGARVVR is encoded by the coding sequence ATGAGTATTGAAATAAAATCAGCAGAGTCCTGTAAATATGACATCGTTTCATTAGGCGAAATTATGCTTCGCCTCGATCCAGGCGAAGGCCGCATACGCACGGCCCGAAGTTTCCAAGCCTGGGAAGGCGGCGGAGAATACAATGTGGCTCGCGGTGGTCGCAAATGTTTTGGCCTGCGTGCCGGAGTCGTTACGGCCTTTGCCGACAATGAAGTGGGACATTTGATTGAAGACTTTATTATGCAAGGTGGAGTCGACACATCCTGGATCAAGTGGGTGCCTTACGATGGTCTCGGTCGTGAAGTGCGCAATGGCTTGAATTTCACGGAGCGTGGTTTCGGGATTCGTGGCGCCGTGGGAGTCCCTGATCGTGGGTTAACCGCCGCAAGTCAGCTGAAGCCCGGTGACATTGATTGGGAAGAGCTTTTTGGAAATCAGGGAGTTCGTTGGTTCCACACCGGAGGAATCTATGCGGCTCTGTCTTCTACGACTCCCGATGTGGTAATCGAAGCGGTTAAAGTGGCCAAGAAACATGGAACGATTGTGTCCTATGATTTGAATTACCGGCCCTCGCTTTGGAAGAGTATTGGCGGTCATGAGAAGGCACAAAGCGTGAATCGTGAAATTGCCCAATACGTCGATGTGATGATTGGGAATGAAGAAGATTTTACCGCCTGTCTTGGATTCGAAGTTGAAGGGGTGGACGAAAATATTTCCCACATCGAAATCGACAGCTTCAAGAAAATGATCGAAACAGCTGTGTCCGAGTTTCCAAATTTCAAAGCTACCGCTACCACCTTGCGCGCAGTGAAAACAGCGACCGTGAATGACTGGGGTGCCATCTGCTGGCATGATGGAAAATTTTATGAATCGAATGCCTACCCGGCACTTGAGATCATGGACCGCGTTGGCGGAGGCGACAGCTTCGCTTCCGGACTTATTTACGGATTCATGAAGACGGGTGATCCCGCGAAGGCGGTTAATTATGGCGCAGCTCACGGAGCCTTGGCCATGACGACTCCAGGAGATACTTCAATGGCTACCGTTGCCGAAGTTGAAAAGGTCATGGGCGGTGGCGGTGCACGTGTAGTTAGATAA
- a CDS encoding SDR family oxidoreductase codes for MSDYLKTLFGLDGKVAVVIGGTGELCGTMAEGLARAGAEVVLIGRSQEKADARLAAVAEHGGKGYFIPGNLSTKAGIQQILDAVLERSGKVDILVNGAGTNAATPFLEVPEDEYDRIFDINMKAVFLSCQVFGKYLVDRGEGGSIINVGSMSGLIPLSRVFTYSATKAAVHNLSKNLAREWAPKNIRVNTLVPGFFPAEQNRKILSPDRVEAIMGHTPMKRFGNSDELVGVTLLLASDKAGSFITGTEMVVDGGYAAMTI; via the coding sequence ATGAGCGATTATTTAAAAACTCTTTTTGGCCTGGATGGCAAAGTGGCCGTGGTTATCGGCGGCACAGGTGAACTCTGCGGTACGATGGCCGAAGGGCTTGCGCGTGCCGGTGCTGAAGTGGTTCTTATTGGCCGAAGCCAGGAAAAGGCCGATGCGCGTTTGGCAGCTGTTGCCGAGCACGGAGGTAAAGGATACTTCATCCCTGGGAATCTTTCAACCAAGGCAGGTATTCAACAAATTCTGGACGCTGTCCTGGAGCGTTCAGGGAAAGTCGATATTCTTGTGAACGGTGCTGGCACGAATGCAGCGACTCCTTTCCTTGAGGTACCCGAAGATGAGTATGATCGCATTTTCGATATCAACATGAAGGCGGTTTTTCTGAGCTGCCAGGTGTTCGGAAAGTATTTGGTAGACCGTGGTGAAGGTGGAAGTATTATTAATGTCGGGTCCATGTCGGGTCTTATTCCGCTTTCCCGCGTGTTCACGTATTCCGCCACAAAAGCGGCAGTGCATAACCTATCGAAAAACTTGGCTCGTGAGTGGGCGCCTAAGAATATTCGAGTGAATACATTGGTTCCCGGGTTTTTCCCGGCTGAGCAAAATCGAAAGATTCTCTCTCCAGACCGCGTCGAAGCTATTATGGGTCACACCCCAATGAAACGTTTTGGAAATTCCGATGAGTTAGTCGGAGTAACACTTCTTCTAGCCTCTGACAAAGCAGGATCCTTCATCACCGGAACAGAAATGGTGGTTGATGGTGGTTATGCTGCCATGACCATTTAG
- the uxaC gene encoding glucuronate isomerase: MSFINDDFLLQSKSAKALYNEYAKAEPICDYHCHLPPQDVANNRRFENLFEIWLEGDHYKWRAMRSNGVGEAYCTGEADPYDKFLAWCKTVPNTLRNPLYHWSHLELKRYFGIDLLINENTAPEIWQEANIKLKSDDLCAHGILKNFDVKVVGTTDDPTDSLEHHKTIAGLGLDTRVVPTFRPDKGLNVDQPGAWNSWVESLAAVSGMGVDSLDDFLAALQSRHDFFAEMGGRLSDHGLERCFFAVTTHEQVASIYQSARAGQSASPQEKEQFAFYLMREVGRWNAEKGFTMQFHLGAMRSNNTRMFKKIGPDTGFDSTGDYPQAAAMSRFLDSLDQTGQCPKVIIYNLNNADNYVMASMLGNFQDGSTAGKIQLGSGWWHLDQKEGMIDQMNALSAMGLISHFVGMLTDSRSFLSYPRHEYFRRILCNLFGDDIESGEIPHDLSLVGPMVRNICYGNAARFFGFEE; this comes from the coding sequence ATGAGCTTTATTAACGACGATTTTCTCCTTCAAAGCAAATCCGCCAAAGCGCTCTACAACGAGTATGCCAAGGCCGAGCCGATCTGTGATTATCACTGTCACTTGCCTCCTCAGGATGTAGCCAACAATCGTCGTTTTGAAAATCTGTTTGAGATCTGGCTGGAGGGGGACCATTACAAATGGCGCGCCATGCGCAGCAACGGAGTAGGCGAAGCCTATTGCACCGGAGAGGCCGATCCCTATGACAAGTTTCTCGCCTGGTGCAAAACAGTTCCGAACACCCTGAGAAATCCGCTTTATCATTGGAGTCACCTGGAGCTGAAACGTTACTTCGGAATCGATCTGTTGATCAATGAAAACACCGCTCCTGAAATCTGGCAGGAAGCGAATATCAAGTTGAAATCGGATGATCTTTGCGCCCATGGCATTCTGAAGAACTTTGATGTAAAAGTGGTGGGCACAACGGATGATCCTACCGATTCATTAGAGCATCACAAAACGATCGCAGGGTTGGGTCTCGATACGCGTGTGGTTCCTACTTTTCGTCCGGATAAAGGTCTCAATGTTGATCAGCCCGGGGCCTGGAATAGCTGGGTTGAGAGTCTGGCCGCCGTGTCAGGTATGGGTGTTGATTCGCTCGATGATTTTCTAGCCGCGTTACAATCACGTCACGACTTCTTTGCCGAGATGGGCGGTCGATTGTCTGACCATGGGCTTGAACGCTGCTTTTTTGCGGTCACCACGCATGAACAGGTGGCTTCGATTTATCAAAGCGCCAGAGCTGGCCAGTCGGCTTCACCTCAGGAGAAGGAGCAGTTTGCTTTTTATCTGATGCGGGAAGTTGGACGTTGGAACGCTGAGAAAGGGTTTACCATGCAGTTTCACCTTGGGGCTATGCGGAGCAATAACACGCGTATGTTTAAAAAAATAGGTCCGGATACCGGATTTGATTCTACTGGAGATTATCCGCAGGCGGCAGCTATGAGCCGTTTTCTTGATAGCCTTGATCAGACTGGGCAGTGCCCGAAAGTCATTATTTATAATCTCAATAATGCCGACAACTACGTCATGGCTTCGATGCTTGGAAATTTCCAGGATGGATCCACCGCAGGTAAGATTCAGCTCGGCTCAGGTTGGTGGCACCTTGATCAAAAGGAGGGAATGATTGATCAAATGAATGCACTTTCTGCCATGGGCCTGATATCGCACTTTGTCGGAATGCTCACCGACTCGCGGTCATTTCTTTCCTATCCGCGGCACGAATACTTTCGCAGAATCCTTTGTAATTTATTCGGAGACGATATTGAGAGTGGGGAAATACCCCATGACCTCTCCTTGGTCGGTCCGATGGTTCGCAACATCTGTTACGGAAATGCTGCCCGGTTTTTTGGATTCGAGGAGTAA